The genomic region CATAACAAGTTTTTTTCTCTGAAAAcgttttcaattgtttaaaaatactttaaaacaatCCCTAACTTAGAGACTCCATCTCCATGTTAAAGCTCTATCCATGGCCTCGTAACTCTACTTGGAGGCTTGAAATCGAAAACGTCCATGTAATGACCTGCCATAAATTTACAAATACAATCACAATTCTGAAGTTTTATCCATAATCCaaagtgaaaagaaaagaaaatacacTCAAAAGATTGTGCTTAAAATTACCCTAAAACGTTTAATCTGTTGAGAGTATCAATCTCATATCGAAAAAAGAGGTACTTTGCATGTGCTTCTGAATAATTGGGTTACTTTCTATATTGCTAAATAATTTTATGACTAAACTTCGACTTTCTTAACGGTATTAAAGCAAGTTATCCTTTGTGTGAAGTCAAAGACTACACGTATTCTAAGTTACTCAATTTATCTTGTTCACGTGCTAGGCTTAAAAAAAGAAACACGGTGCCACTTCCTCAAgattttgtaatattttatgCTTCAACATGGTCGTAACTAAGTTTGGATGGTCAAAAATGCCATCTGCTTTTACTTTTACAAGAAAATACTTGGCTGCTGAATAGTTCAGGAACTCCTGCTGAAACTTCAGCAGCCAAGCAGCGTTCACTTTTACATCTTGGAGTCGGGTAGAAAAGACATTATGTATtttgcaatatttttatttcgaccgcccccccccccccccccccccccccggcgcgCGCGCGCGTCGTTTGTCGTATTActgattataaatttataattgcCAATGTGTCCTTTTGCAAATACGGACATCATTCGGTGTAATTTCCTTTCCGGCACCTTTCACTCCACTTTCTGTCGAGGCAATAATAAGGCGGGAGCTGAAATCGACATGTTCGCACCAGTGGTCTAGTGGTAGAAGAGTACTCTGCCACGGTACAGACCCGCGTTCGATTCCTGGCTGGTGCAtttccttgtttttctttttctcatttttttacgTTTGTTTTAGAGAGCGAGAGAAAGGTCCAAAGTTTCTAAAGTCAATTTGGGTAGCCAAGGACTTGAGAGGTAAAAAGTAATATCTCGCATTATGTCTTTGGACACACAAATTTTCAatccatatttttctttattgtatgtgttgaaaaaaaaaaatcagatttaTTCCCGTATGCATAAAGGAAATAAAAACGATTTATGCACACCGTTTTCACTTACtgtatgtattattattattatttttttttttttttgtcattagattgaacaaattaaagaaaaatcaattgTTAAAATTTAAGAAGATTGTACGGAAGTTAAAAAACAACGTACGGAAATCACtctaagaagaaaaaattgactTCTTTGCTGCAAACAGACCAAAGTCTGTGATCCAATGAGGTGGGAGGGAGTGTCAATAATATATCTTATCCTGGCCTTGTCTGCAACGAAAAATCACTTGGTCAATGTTGGCAGCTATAGACTTGATTGTTATTTAGGCTAATAATGGTCAGCAGTTTGCGATTTCAaatcatataaatatattctctcatttggctttttttatattttttttatatttttttttttttgaagaagttCAGAGAGGGAGGGGAACAGTATGGCTGAGGAGATGGGAATACAGATTCCAAGAGTGCAACTTGGAAACTGTGGATTTGAGgtatgaattaattaattaatccatTTTTTGATTCTGAAAGTGTTTCGATTTATGTCTTTTGTTTCTCAGATTAAGTTTTGAAAGTGAATAAATGGTTGGTTGTGTAGTATTTAACTCAACAAATTTGCCTACAGTTTGCAAATCTCcattttttggtaaaagaaaGAGAATTAAGGGCTTGTTTTGGTGTCAatgattggattggattagaCTCTTTAGATTCAATGTATGTTGAATGAAGAATGCAAGATGGATTAGTCACAAAGAAAACCTCCAAATCCTATTGGAAGGGAAAAGTTTCCCTCGTGACCAATCTCTTATCTTCGGTTGAGACCAAATTTGGAATTTgacatttattttctttcaacatCCGTTAAATCTACTGAGTTATCCAATCTGATCCAATCCTTGACTCTAAATGAGACTTAAGAGTTTTGCCTCTTTCAATGCTTTCTAGGCTCCATTTTCATTAGGCCTTGGTTGATAGGGAGGACTAATTTCAATAGGACTATTCGTTTCATTTAAGGCATTTTAAGGGAAGAAATAGATGAGAAGATTTTGTCCATGTTGAAGGTTAATCACGAAGAAAATATATCCCTCCAAGTCCCTACAAAACGATAGAATTAAAAGggacaactttttttttcatgaataaTCGTTGTACCCAAGCCAATCCTCTCTATCAAATGAGGCGTTTGAGTTTTGAGGTTAACCTTTGTTGCAGAGGTTGATTTAGATGCTTACCTTCTGTGGTTGGAAGtagctcaattttttttttaatatatttctaCCATTTTTTTCCTGATTTGttgcaaaatttttattttctttgttaatcaGGTTTCAAAATTGGGGTTTGGATGCATGGGCCTGAGTGGGATTTATAACTCTCCTGTTGCCGATGAGGATGGTATCGCAATCATAAAACATGCCTTCAGCAAAGGAATCACTTTCTTTGACACAGCTAATGTGTACGGACCTCATACGAACGAAGTTCTTCTTGGGAAGGTATGTGTTTGCACTACTGAATGTATATGTCTCTATGTTTTTATATGAGTTTTGTATGACGGAGCAGAAAAATGCAGATACCGTTACCTTTCGCGGTTGTTATGTTCGGTGATTCTAACTGCAACGTTGCGTAATTTAGGCCTTGAAGCAGTTGCCAAGGGAGAAAGTTCAAGTGGCTACAAAGTTTGGAATTGTTGGACAGGTGGATCCTCCTGTTGTTTCAGCGAAAGGAACTCCCGAGTATGTCCGCTCATCCTGCGAGGGGAGCTTGAAACGTCTTGATGTGGACTACATTGATCTGTATTACTACCACCGGGTGGATACTTCAGTGCCTATAGAGGAAACTGTACGTCATTCTCCTCCTCAATCAACTAAAGCACCAAACTTGTGTATAAACTGATTAGATACGTTTGTTTTTCGTGGAGTTTAGGTGGGTGAGCTGAAGAAACTTGTGGAAGAAGGAAAAGTAAAGTATATCGGGTTATCTGAGGCCAGCCCGGACACAATAAGGAGGGCACACGCAATTTATCCGATCACAGCTATACAAATCGAGTGGTCCCTCTGGACTCGTGATATTGACGAAGACATTGTTCCACTTTGCAGGTATGTTCAAAATCCAATCTGAGACTCTGAGTTATGCAAAACTGGTACCATGAATTGTTTCCATCATTCCGTTTCTGTTAAGTAAAAAAGGGAATGCTTTTGAAGATGGCCTTGTATGTATAGTTCATCGCAGTTTTTGTGAATCATTTTGTTCAATGCTATCGTGTATAGGGAGCTTGGCATCGGAATAGTTCCATATAGTCCACTTGGTCGTGGTTTTTTCGGTGGCAAAGCAGTTGTTGAAAGTGTTTCTGCAAATAGTTATGTGGTAATTTCTTCTCCTCATTCCATTGTAAAAGTAAATGTTGGTTCTGTAGAATAACGAAAAATGACAGCGTAGGGTTTGATTCTAATCATGTTGTTTTTCTTCGTTTTGTAAGGCCTCACATCCCCGGTTCATAGGAGAGAACTTagacaagaacaagaacatgtACAACCGAATAGAAATCCTCGGTAAAAAGCACGAATGCTCTCCTGCTCAACTAGCACTAGCATGGGTTCTCCACCAAGGAAATGATGTCGTACCTATCCCGGGTGAGTCCTCATTACATTTTTGTTCTCATCAAGTTCATTTGATGCGAAACCTGCTACGTTGCATCTGCAGCTCGTTGTTTCCGTGCCAATGAACTTGTGCTTGTTCTTATAATGGTTGTCTTAGATAGAATAGAAAAGCTGCTTTCGGTTCATCTTACTTGAGCTCCAAGTATATGACATTGTGATTTAGAACTCGTCATCGACACatcgtttatttgtttttgaatttcgaCTGCAGGGACAACAAAGATTAAGAACCTGGATTCAAACATTGACTCCTTGAAGGTGAGCCTGAAAGAAGAGGACCTGAACGAAATTTTTGATGCTGTACCGATCGACCAAGTAGCTGGTGATAGAGATAATGCCCTCCTGATGGGGCTGCAATGGAAGCTCGCCAACACTCCTCCGAAAGACTCCAAGATCTGAGCTTTAGGACATGGAAACGTTTCCATCTGACTGTCGGAATTGAACGACATAGTATTTTGTGAACGGAAGCTGCTATTTACACACCTAGAACGTCATCGTGCACTCCtgttttgtgtgaaaaaaataaagaaaaaaaaaatggaggagaGGAGTTCAAGATGAAGTTTTTACAGTGTTAATAACAAATGAAAGTTGAAACTCGTGTTCTATACTTTATGTGTTCCCATTTCTTAATGTCTCTTCTTTCAATTTCCTTTGGACTTTGGAAAGATTTTCTATAGTAGTTGTAATTCATGCTTTGTGGGCTTGAGTTTAGCAAATTAAGCATTGAAGCATTGTATTGTTCCGAATTCAATATGTGGGAATAAGACCGGTCTTGAGAGGAGTCAGACCCTCAAGGTCGGTCACCTCATATTGGTAAGTGTGCCTTGCAAATACAAGTTGTGaaaattgaatgatttaaaacataaaaggaGTTTGGATAGATAAAAATGTCTTTGAATTTTTCTCGTGTAACAGAGTAAAAAAGACATTGTACAATTTACCATTTTCTTCGATTTGCATGTGATTGTCTCATATTTGATCATTTGATTGTTATGGCCAATGTtggacaaaaataataataataattaccaACGGGTCATTTTGCAATTGAGGACAACATTCAGTTTATTATCATTTTTAGTCCCTCTTACGTTTTATTAATATTTGGGCGGAGCTGAAAATGTTTGCAAACACACCAGCAAAAGAATGCAACAGACCATCTTAAATGTTTGTATACACAATCGAATCTGCAGAGTTTCTGCGAGAAAATTGCAATCCAATCGAAGTCTATGAAGCAGTTACGGATATTTCAACATCATAATAAGATCATATTCCTAAGCGTAATTTCCATTTCGAAATTGTAACACTCATGGACAGACACAATGATCCGGGGACTACTTATCCCTGAAAATTTCCGTTTCTTATAAAATTATACTGGACTCATACATGGCAGGCACATTAATGGGAAATTATATGTAATAAGAGAGATTATTTTAACGTTTCACGCAATTAGAGTATGGTTTTTGTTGAATATCTCACATCGTATCTATGAGAAAAAAATGGTTTAAATATGCTACCCCTCTTAAACTAATATCGAGgtttttttaatcataaaacCCAATATCTGACAGATGGTGCAGCCGTGCAGGTAATGCAAGTGGTAATTAACAAAGTGGTGTTGGAAGTAGGCTTTTGGACACTAACAAACTTccaaataatatttgatatagCACTCACGAGTTTAGCTTTGGATTTAGTTCCTTAATGGCTAATGACACACGCAGTGATCTAAAAGATAAGCTGATGTAATCAATGACGACATGAAGTTTAGTGCGTAAAACGCCCATAAGTTCGCTCTCACTTCACCAAACAGGGGACAAAAAGAGTTCCAAGAGTGCACCAAGATCAAAGAAgatcgaagaagaagaatggcGGAGGAGCAGAAAGTTCAAATTCCAAGAGTGCAACTCGGAACTCAGGGATTTGAGGTGAAACCATTTCAGATTCTTTACTTCCAGCTTATCATTTCTGCAACTCGGTTATGTTTTTTGCTTCCCTCCAAATAAAAATTAGCATTATTTCAcattgattttttgcaaattGTGAATTCATTTGTTGTGCAGGTTTCCAAGTTGGGATTTGGGTGTATGGGGCTCTCTGGAATCTACAACGATCCACTCCCCGAAGAGCTTGGCATATCGATCATCAAGCACGCATTCGATAAGGGAATTACATTCTTTGATACATCAGATGTTTATGGACCTCATACTAATGAAGTTTTGGTTGGAAAGGTAATGTGCTCTGAAATTAGTCTTTCCATAATTCAAAGTTTTAATCTGCCTTGTGCAGCAAGCAAGGGTTTAGTATCTCTTGACTCGAAATTGGAGCAGGTTCTGAAAAGAGTCTAAGAGTGTCTAGGGTTGTTGGTATGCATTTAATGTTAGTCATTTACGCTGTCTTCGATCGGTTTAACTTCAGGCATTGAAGCAATTGCCACGAGACAAAGTTCAGTTGGCTACAAAGTTTGGTATCGTAAAATTTGAACCTCATCATATACTAGTAAATGGCAGTCCTGAATATGTCCGTTCCTGCTGCGAGGCTAGCCTGAAGCGCCTTGGCGTGGACTACATTGATCTTTACTATCAGCACCGGATCGATAAAACAGTCCCCATAGAGGACACTGTAAGTGAGATATTTTCCCCCACTTTTGAAGTGCAGTGTGAAgcctttttccattttttttgttactcAGTTACAATTTTTGTAAGGACAGATGGAGGAGCTAAATAAGCTGGTGAACGAGGGAAAAATTAAGTACATCGGATTATCGGAAGCTAGCCCGGACACAATAAGAAGGGCTCATGCAGTTCATCCCTTAACTGCTATACAAATGGAGTGGTCCCTTTGGACTCGAGATATCGAGGAAGAAATTGTCCCGCTTTGCAGGTAACTACTTGGTGGCTGGTTGATTGTTCCCGCATCTTAGTCAATTGATCAATGTGAGAAAATATTGT from Pyrus communis chromosome 9, drPyrComm1.1, whole genome shotgun sequence harbors:
- the LOC137745409 gene encoding probable aldo-keto reductase 1 isoform X1, which translates into the protein MAEEMGIQIPRVQLGNCGFEVSKLGFGCMGLSGIYNSPVADEDGIAIIKHAFSKGITFFDTANVYGPHTNEVLLGKALKQLPREKVQVATKFGIVGQVDPPVVSAKGTPEYVRSSCEGSLKRLDVDYIDLYYYHRVDTSVPIEETVGELKKLVEEGKVKYIGLSEASPDTIRRAHAIYPITAIQIEWSLWTRDIDEDIVPLCRELGIGIVPYSPLGRGFFGGKAVVESVSANSYVASHPRFIGENLDKNKNMYNRIEILGKKHECSPAQLALAWVLHQGNDVVPIPGTTKIKNLDSNIDSLKVSLKEEDLNEIFDAVPIDQVAGDRDNALLMGLQWKLANTPPKDSKI
- the LOC137745409 gene encoding probable aldo-keto reductase 1 isoform X2 — its product is MGLSGIYNSPVADEDGIAIIKHAFSKGITFFDTANVYGPHTNEVLLGKALKQLPREKVQVATKFGIVGQVDPPVVSAKGTPEYVRSSCEGSLKRLDVDYIDLYYYHRVDTSVPIEETVGELKKLVEEGKVKYIGLSEASPDTIRRAHAIYPITAIQIEWSLWTRDIDEDIVPLCRELGIGIVPYSPLGRGFFGGKAVVESVSANSYVASHPRFIGENLDKNKNMYNRIEILGKKHECSPAQLALAWVLHQGNDVVPIPGTTKIKNLDSNIDSLKVSLKEEDLNEIFDAVPIDQVAGDRDNALLMGLQWKLANTPPKDSKI
- the LOC137745723 gene encoding probable aldo-keto reductase 1, with amino-acid sequence MAEEQKVQIPRVQLGTQGFEVSKLGFGCMGLSGIYNDPLPEELGISIIKHAFDKGITFFDTSDVYGPHTNEVLVGKALKQLPRDKVQLATKFGIVKFEPHHILVNGSPEYVRSCCEASLKRLGVDYIDLYYQHRIDKTVPIEDTMEELNKLVNEGKIKYIGLSEASPDTIRRAHAVHPLTAIQMEWSLWTRDIEEEIVPLCRELGIGIVPYSPLGRGFFGGKGVVESLPTNNFLVSGFCPRFTGDNLENNKVIFGNVRKLSEKHGCTPAQVALAWILSQGDGVVPIPGTTKIKNLDDNIGSLRVKLTEGDVKEVSDAIPINGAAGERYSDSFVSWSWKFANTPAKA